The following coding sequences are from one Lycium ferocissimum isolate CSIRO_LF1 chromosome 3, AGI_CSIRO_Lferr_CH_V1, whole genome shotgun sequence window:
- the LOC132050490 gene encoding putative lysine-specific demethylase JMJ16 isoform X5: MGAKRTRSQGESDDRKKFSIPPGYESLTSFTLKMVENSQEGPSQVASTSTIISTGKLKSSVRRRPWILDDHVDHMEEDPECEADKSSSSRACLPKGVIRGCYRGHNCEKVVARCRPELARIPSLDEAPVFHPTKEEFEDTLKYVASILPHVKHYGICRIVPPASWTPPCRIEEEATRYGVDTRIQRISDLQSVFFKKMKTNNRQQKILSMELKEFGSCNEHFELESGPKFKLKSFKNYANYFKRQYFVKNSPSIPDIEGEYWRIIENPTEEIEVLHGNIMETSASGFPHKTNPRDVTECPQYVESGWNLNNTPKLQDSLLRFESCNNSSILLPRLSIGMCFSSNHWRIEEQHLYLLSYIHFGAPKIFYGVPGSYRCKFEEAVKKHLPQLSVHPCLLHNLATQFSPSILTSEGIPVYRCVQKPKEFVLILPGAYHADFDSGFNCYEAVNFAPFDWLPHGQIAVERYCEKGRKTSISHDKLLFEAATEAIRALGELALWNKNSFDNLKWRAVCQSNGILTNALKTRVATEVRRRKYVCASLESQKMEDDFRATTKRECAICFYDLYLSAIGCKCSPHKYTCLLHAKQLCACAWSEKYLLIRYGIDELNIMVDALDEKVSAVHKWAKEKLGLPVSDVSKDASKDGCTVPPFEMVKVPVIFDVGLSESMSHRLTSGRTSYIQQDQKNNLDPISCSSVGSDALTHRSQSKENGQDENKVLLPKISQHTAVGENIATSSNAVRKKHLARESSSIEKN, encoded by the exons ATGGGGGCCAAGCGCACAAGATCACAGGGTGAAAGTGACGACAGGAAAAAGTTCTCTATTCCACCCGGTTATGAATCGTTAACGTCCTTCACACTAAAGATGGTTGAAAATAGTCAGGAAGGTCCTAGCCAGGTTGCTTCTACTTCAACAATTATTAGCACAGGAAAGCTTAAGAGTTCTGTTAGGCGTAGGCCTTGGATACTTGATGATCATGTTGATCACATGGAAGAGGATCCTGAATGTGAAGCTGATAAG AGTTCGTCTTCACGTGCTTGTCTTCCCAAAGGAGTGATCCGAGGATGTTACCGTGGTCACAACTGCGAGAAG GTTGTTGCAAGATGTCGTCCGGAATTAGCACGGATCCCTTCACTTGATGAGGCTCCTGTATTCCATCCCACTAAAGAG GAGTTTGAAGATACCCTCAAGTATGTCGCAAGCATCCTTCCACATGTCAAGCACTACGGAATATGCCGTATTGTTCCTCCTGCTTCCTGGACCCCACCTTGCCGCATTGAAGAAGAGGCCACGAGGTATGGAGTCGACACCCGTATCCAGCGCATTAGTGACCTCCAGAGTgtgtttttcaagaaaatgaagacGAATAATAGACAGCAAAAAATCCTAAGCATGGAACTTAAAGAATTTGGTAGCTGTAATGAACACTTTGAACTTGAAAGTGGGCCCAAGTTTAAGCTGAAATCTTTCAAGAATTACGCTAATTATTTCAAGAGGCAGTACTTTGTCAAGAATTCCCCATCTATTCCTGATATTGAAGGGGAATACTGGAGgattattgagaatccaacTGAAGAAATCGAG GTGCTCCATGGGAATATTATGGAAACTAGTGCAAGTGGGTTTCCACATAAAACGAATCCACGGGATGTAACTGAATGTCCACAATATGTGGAATCTGGTTGGAACTTAAACAATACCCCTAAGCTTCAAGATTCTCTTCTACGCTTTGAAAGTTGTAACAACTCCTCTATTTTGCTTCCCCGGCTCTCCATCGGAATGTGTTTTTCATCAAATCACTGG AGAATTGAAGAGCAGCACTTATATTTGCTATCCTACATACATTTTGGTGCCCCGAAAATATTTTATGGGGTTCCCGGGAGTTATCGTTGCAAGTTTGAGGAAGCTGTCAAGAAGCATCTGCCACAGTTGTCAGTACATCCTTGTTTGCTTCACAACCTT GCCACTCAATTCTCGCCTTCTATATTGACTTCAGAGGGTATACCTGTTTATCGTTGTGTGCAAAAACCAAAGGAGTTTGTTCTCATTCTCCCTGGAGCATACCATGCGGATTTCGATAGTGGATTTAATTGTTATGAAGCAGTAAATTTTGCTCCCTTTGACTGGTTACCACATGGTCAGATTGCTGTCGAACGGTATTGTGAGAAGGGGAGAAAGACATCAATCTCCCATGATAAGCTGCTGTTTGAAGCAGCCACAGAAGCAATTAGGGCTTTAGGAGAACTTGCACTGTGGAACAAGAATTcttttgataatttaaaatgGAGAGCAGTCTGTCAGAGCAATGGGATTTTAACAAATGCACTTAAG ACACGGGTTGCCACTGAAGTGAGAAGACGCAAATATGTGTGTGCTTCTCTTGAATCGCAAAAGATGGAGGATGACTTTCGTGCTACGACCAAACGGGAGTGCGCTATATGCTTCTATGATCTATACCTTTCGGCCATTGGCTGCAAATGTTCTCCACATAAATATACTTGTCTTCTTCATGCCAAGCAGCTTTGTGCTTGTGCTTGGAGCGAGAAGTATTTGCTTATACGGTATGGAATAGATGAGTTGAACATCATGGTTGATGCTTTGGATGAGAAG gTAAGTGCAGTTCATAAGTGGGCAAAAGAAAAACTTGGATTGCCTGTGTCCGACGTCTCTAAAGATGCCAGCAAGGATGGATGTACGGTACCTCCTTTTGAAATGGTGAAGGTACCTGTGATTTTTGATGTGGGACTCTCTGAGAGTATGTCTCACCGTTTAACCTCCGGACGAACATCATATATTCAACAGGATCAGAAAAATAATTTGGATCCAATATCTTGTTCGTCTGTTGGTTCAGATGCATTGACTCATCGATCACAATCGAAAGAAAATGGTCAAGATGAGAATAAAGTTTTATTGCCAAAAATATCACAGCATACTGCTGTTGGAGAAAATATTGCGACTTCTTCCAATGCAGTTCGCAAGAAGCATCTTGCTCGGGAGTCTTCGTCTATTGAAAAAAAT TGA
- the LOC132050490 gene encoding putative lysine-specific demethylase JMJ16 isoform X2, with product MGAKRTRSQGESDDRKKFSIPPGYESLTSFTLKMVENSQEGPSQVASTSTIISTGKLKSSVRRRPWILDDHVDHMEEDPECEADKSSSSRACLPKGVIRGCYRGHNCEKVVARCRPELARIPSLDEAPVFHPTKEEFEDTLKYVASILPHVKHYGICRIVPPASWTPPCRIEEEATRYGVDTRIQRISDLQSVFFKKMKTNNRQQKILSMELKEFGSCNEHFELESGPKFKLKSFKNYANYFKRQYFVKNSPSIPDIEGEYWRIIENPTEEIEVLHGNIMETSASGFPHKTNPRDVTECPQYVESGWNLNNTPKLQDSLLRFESCNNSSILLPRLSIGMCFSSNHWRIEEQHLYLLSYIHFGAPKIFYGVPGSYRCKFEEAVKKHLPQLSVHPCLLHNLATQFSPSILTSEGIPVYRCVQKPKEFVLILPGAYHADFDSGFNCYEAVNFAPFDWLPHGQIAVERYCEKGRKTSISHDKLLFEAATEAIRALGELALWNKNSFDNLKWRAVCQSNGILTNALKTRVATEVRRRKYVCASLESQKMEDDFRATTKRECAICFYDLYLSAIGCKCSPHKYTCLLHAKQLCACAWSEKYLLIRYGIDELNIMVDALDEKVSAVHKWAKEKLGLPVSDVSKDASKDGCTVPPFEMVKVPVIFDVGLSESMSHRLTSGRTSYIQQDQKNNLDPISCSSVGSDALTHRSQSKENGQDENKVLLPKISQHTAVGENIATSSNAVRKKHLARESSSIEKNVIILSDDED from the exons ATGGGGGCCAAGCGCACAAGATCACAGGGTGAAAGTGACGACAGGAAAAAGTTCTCTATTCCACCCGGTTATGAATCGTTAACGTCCTTCACACTAAAGATGGTTGAAAATAGTCAGGAAGGTCCTAGCCAGGTTGCTTCTACTTCAACAATTATTAGCACAGGAAAGCTTAAGAGTTCTGTTAGGCGTAGGCCTTGGATACTTGATGATCATGTTGATCACATGGAAGAGGATCCTGAATGTGAAGCTGATAAG AGTTCGTCTTCACGTGCTTGTCTTCCCAAAGGAGTGATCCGAGGATGTTACCGTGGTCACAACTGCGAGAAG GTTGTTGCAAGATGTCGTCCGGAATTAGCACGGATCCCTTCACTTGATGAGGCTCCTGTATTCCATCCCACTAAAGAG GAGTTTGAAGATACCCTCAAGTATGTCGCAAGCATCCTTCCACATGTCAAGCACTACGGAATATGCCGTATTGTTCCTCCTGCTTCCTGGACCCCACCTTGCCGCATTGAAGAAGAGGCCACGAGGTATGGAGTCGACACCCGTATCCAGCGCATTAGTGACCTCCAGAGTgtgtttttcaagaaaatgaagacGAATAATAGACAGCAAAAAATCCTAAGCATGGAACTTAAAGAATTTGGTAGCTGTAATGAACACTTTGAACTTGAAAGTGGGCCCAAGTTTAAGCTGAAATCTTTCAAGAATTACGCTAATTATTTCAAGAGGCAGTACTTTGTCAAGAATTCCCCATCTATTCCTGATATTGAAGGGGAATACTGGAGgattattgagaatccaacTGAAGAAATCGAG GTGCTCCATGGGAATATTATGGAAACTAGTGCAAGTGGGTTTCCACATAAAACGAATCCACGGGATGTAACTGAATGTCCACAATATGTGGAATCTGGTTGGAACTTAAACAATACCCCTAAGCTTCAAGATTCTCTTCTACGCTTTGAAAGTTGTAACAACTCCTCTATTTTGCTTCCCCGGCTCTCCATCGGAATGTGTTTTTCATCAAATCACTGG AGAATTGAAGAGCAGCACTTATATTTGCTATCCTACATACATTTTGGTGCCCCGAAAATATTTTATGGGGTTCCCGGGAGTTATCGTTGCAAGTTTGAGGAAGCTGTCAAGAAGCATCTGCCACAGTTGTCAGTACATCCTTGTTTGCTTCACAACCTT GCCACTCAATTCTCGCCTTCTATATTGACTTCAGAGGGTATACCTGTTTATCGTTGTGTGCAAAAACCAAAGGAGTTTGTTCTCATTCTCCCTGGAGCATACCATGCGGATTTCGATAGTGGATTTAATTGTTATGAAGCAGTAAATTTTGCTCCCTTTGACTGGTTACCACATGGTCAGATTGCTGTCGAACGGTATTGTGAGAAGGGGAGAAAGACATCAATCTCCCATGATAAGCTGCTGTTTGAAGCAGCCACAGAAGCAATTAGGGCTTTAGGAGAACTTGCACTGTGGAACAAGAATTcttttgataatttaaaatgGAGAGCAGTCTGTCAGAGCAATGGGATTTTAACAAATGCACTTAAG ACACGGGTTGCCACTGAAGTGAGAAGACGCAAATATGTGTGTGCTTCTCTTGAATCGCAAAAGATGGAGGATGACTTTCGTGCTACGACCAAACGGGAGTGCGCTATATGCTTCTATGATCTATACCTTTCGGCCATTGGCTGCAAATGTTCTCCACATAAATATACTTGTCTTCTTCATGCCAAGCAGCTTTGTGCTTGTGCTTGGAGCGAGAAGTATTTGCTTATACGGTATGGAATAGATGAGTTGAACATCATGGTTGATGCTTTGGATGAGAAG gTAAGTGCAGTTCATAAGTGGGCAAAAGAAAAACTTGGATTGCCTGTGTCCGACGTCTCTAAAGATGCCAGCAAGGATGGATGTACGGTACCTCCTTTTGAAATGGTGAAGGTACCTGTGATTTTTGATGTGGGACTCTCTGAGAGTATGTCTCACCGTTTAACCTCCGGACGAACATCATATATTCAACAGGATCAGAAAAATAATTTGGATCCAATATCTTGTTCGTCTGTTGGTTCAGATGCATTGACTCATCGATCACAATCGAAAGAAAATGGTCAAGATGAGAATAAAGTTTTATTGCCAAAAATATCACAGCATACTGCTGTTGGAGAAAATATTGCGACTTCTTCCAATGCAGTTCGCAAGAAGCATCTTGCTCGGGAGTCTTCGTCTATTGAAAAAAATGTGATTATTCTGAGTGATGATGAAGATTAG
- the LOC132050490 gene encoding putative lysine-specific demethylase JMJ16 isoform X8 produces the protein MGAKRTRSQGESDDRKKFSIPPGYESLTSFTLKMVENSQEGPSQVASTSTIISTGKLKSSVRRRPWILDDHVDHMEEDPECEADKSSSSRACLPKGVIRGCYRGHNCEKVVARCRPELARIPSLDEAPVFHPTKEEFEDTLKYVASILPHVKHYGICRIVPPASWTPPCRIEEEATRYGVDTRIQRISDLQSVFFKKMKTNNRQQKILSMELKEFGSCNEHFELESGPKFKLKSFKNYANYFKRQYFVKNSPSIPDIEGEYWRIIENPTEEIEVLHGNIMETSASGFPHKTNPRDVTECPQYVESGWNLNNTPKLQDSLLRFESCNNSSILLPRLSIGMCFSSNHWRIEEQHLYLLSYIHFGAPKIFYGVPGSYRCKFEEAVKKHLPQLSVHPCLLHNLATQFSPSILTSEGIPVYRCVQKPKEFVLILPGAYHADFDSGFNCYEAVNFAPFDWLPHGQIAVERYCEKGRKTSISHDKLLFEAATEAIRALGELALWNKNSFDNLKWRAVCQSNGILTNALKTRVATEVRRRKYVCASLESQKMEDDFRATTKRECAICFYDLYLSAIGCKCSPHKYTCLLHAKQLCACAWSEKYLLIRYGIDELNIMVDALDEKFISGQKKNLDCLCPTSLKMPARMDVRYLLLKW, from the exons ATGGGGGCCAAGCGCACAAGATCACAGGGTGAAAGTGACGACAGGAAAAAGTTCTCTATTCCACCCGGTTATGAATCGTTAACGTCCTTCACACTAAAGATGGTTGAAAATAGTCAGGAAGGTCCTAGCCAGGTTGCTTCTACTTCAACAATTATTAGCACAGGAAAGCTTAAGAGTTCTGTTAGGCGTAGGCCTTGGATACTTGATGATCATGTTGATCACATGGAAGAGGATCCTGAATGTGAAGCTGATAAG AGTTCGTCTTCACGTGCTTGTCTTCCCAAAGGAGTGATCCGAGGATGTTACCGTGGTCACAACTGCGAGAAG GTTGTTGCAAGATGTCGTCCGGAATTAGCACGGATCCCTTCACTTGATGAGGCTCCTGTATTCCATCCCACTAAAGAG GAGTTTGAAGATACCCTCAAGTATGTCGCAAGCATCCTTCCACATGTCAAGCACTACGGAATATGCCGTATTGTTCCTCCTGCTTCCTGGACCCCACCTTGCCGCATTGAAGAAGAGGCCACGAGGTATGGAGTCGACACCCGTATCCAGCGCATTAGTGACCTCCAGAGTgtgtttttcaagaaaatgaagacGAATAATAGACAGCAAAAAATCCTAAGCATGGAACTTAAAGAATTTGGTAGCTGTAATGAACACTTTGAACTTGAAAGTGGGCCCAAGTTTAAGCTGAAATCTTTCAAGAATTACGCTAATTATTTCAAGAGGCAGTACTTTGTCAAGAATTCCCCATCTATTCCTGATATTGAAGGGGAATACTGGAGgattattgagaatccaacTGAAGAAATCGAG GTGCTCCATGGGAATATTATGGAAACTAGTGCAAGTGGGTTTCCACATAAAACGAATCCACGGGATGTAACTGAATGTCCACAATATGTGGAATCTGGTTGGAACTTAAACAATACCCCTAAGCTTCAAGATTCTCTTCTACGCTTTGAAAGTTGTAACAACTCCTCTATTTTGCTTCCCCGGCTCTCCATCGGAATGTGTTTTTCATCAAATCACTGG AGAATTGAAGAGCAGCACTTATATTTGCTATCCTACATACATTTTGGTGCCCCGAAAATATTTTATGGGGTTCCCGGGAGTTATCGTTGCAAGTTTGAGGAAGCTGTCAAGAAGCATCTGCCACAGTTGTCAGTACATCCTTGTTTGCTTCACAACCTT GCCACTCAATTCTCGCCTTCTATATTGACTTCAGAGGGTATACCTGTTTATCGTTGTGTGCAAAAACCAAAGGAGTTTGTTCTCATTCTCCCTGGAGCATACCATGCGGATTTCGATAGTGGATTTAATTGTTATGAAGCAGTAAATTTTGCTCCCTTTGACTGGTTACCACATGGTCAGATTGCTGTCGAACGGTATTGTGAGAAGGGGAGAAAGACATCAATCTCCCATGATAAGCTGCTGTTTGAAGCAGCCACAGAAGCAATTAGGGCTTTAGGAGAACTTGCACTGTGGAACAAGAATTcttttgataatttaaaatgGAGAGCAGTCTGTCAGAGCAATGGGATTTTAACAAATGCACTTAAG ACACGGGTTGCCACTGAAGTGAGAAGACGCAAATATGTGTGTGCTTCTCTTGAATCGCAAAAGATGGAGGATGACTTTCGTGCTACGACCAAACGGGAGTGCGCTATATGCTTCTATGATCTATACCTTTCGGCCATTGGCTGCAAATGTTCTCCACATAAATATACTTGTCTTCTTCATGCCAAGCAGCTTTGTGCTTGTGCTTGGAGCGAGAAGTATTTGCTTATACGGTATGGAATAGATGAGTTGAACATCATGGTTGATGCTTTGGATGAGAAG TTCATAAGTGGGCAAAAGAAAAACTTGGATTGCCTGTGTCCGACGTCTCTAAAGATGCCAGCAAGGATGGATGTACGGTACCTCCTTTTGAAATGGTGA
- the LOC132050490 gene encoding putative lysine-specific demethylase JMJ16 isoform X1, whose translation MGAKRTRSQGESDDRKKFSIPPGYESLTSFTLKMVENSQEGPSQVASTSTIISTGKLKSSVRRRPWILDDHVDHMEEDPECEADKSSSSRACLPKGVIRGCYRGHNCEKVVARCRPELARIPSLDEAPVFHPTKEEFEDTLKYVASILPHVKHYGICRIVPPASWTPPCRIEEEATRYGVDTRIQRISDLQSVFFKKMKTNNRQQKILSMELKEFGSCNEHFELESGPKFKLKSFKNYANYFKRQYFVKNSPSIPDIEGEYWRIIENPTEEIEVLHGNIMETSASGFPHKTNPRDVTECPQYVESGWNLNNTPKLQDSLLRFESCNNSSILLPRLSIGMCFSSNHWRIEEQHLYLLSYIHFGAPKIFYGVPGSYRCKFEEAVKKHLPQLSVHPCLLHNLATQFSPSILTSEGIPVYRCVQKPKEFVLILPGAYHADFDSGFNCYEAVNFAPFDWLPHGQIAVERYCEKGRKTSISHDKLLFEAATEAIRALGELALWNKNSFDNLKWRAVCQSNGILTNALKTRVATEVRRRKYVCASLESQKMEDDFRATTKRECAICFYDLYLSAIGCKCSPHKYTCLLHAKQLCACAWSEKYLLIRYGIDELNIMVDALDEKVSAVHKWAKEKLGLPVSDVSKDASKDGCTVPPFEMVKVPVIFDVGLSESMSHRLTSGRTSYIQQDQKNNLDPISCSSVGSDALTHRSQSKENGQDENKVLLPKISQHTAVGENIATSSNAVRKKHLARESSSIEKNVYSFKVSNTLANICQFYG comes from the exons ATGGGGGCCAAGCGCACAAGATCACAGGGTGAAAGTGACGACAGGAAAAAGTTCTCTATTCCACCCGGTTATGAATCGTTAACGTCCTTCACACTAAAGATGGTTGAAAATAGTCAGGAAGGTCCTAGCCAGGTTGCTTCTACTTCAACAATTATTAGCACAGGAAAGCTTAAGAGTTCTGTTAGGCGTAGGCCTTGGATACTTGATGATCATGTTGATCACATGGAAGAGGATCCTGAATGTGAAGCTGATAAG AGTTCGTCTTCACGTGCTTGTCTTCCCAAAGGAGTGATCCGAGGATGTTACCGTGGTCACAACTGCGAGAAG GTTGTTGCAAGATGTCGTCCGGAATTAGCACGGATCCCTTCACTTGATGAGGCTCCTGTATTCCATCCCACTAAAGAG GAGTTTGAAGATACCCTCAAGTATGTCGCAAGCATCCTTCCACATGTCAAGCACTACGGAATATGCCGTATTGTTCCTCCTGCTTCCTGGACCCCACCTTGCCGCATTGAAGAAGAGGCCACGAGGTATGGAGTCGACACCCGTATCCAGCGCATTAGTGACCTCCAGAGTgtgtttttcaagaaaatgaagacGAATAATAGACAGCAAAAAATCCTAAGCATGGAACTTAAAGAATTTGGTAGCTGTAATGAACACTTTGAACTTGAAAGTGGGCCCAAGTTTAAGCTGAAATCTTTCAAGAATTACGCTAATTATTTCAAGAGGCAGTACTTTGTCAAGAATTCCCCATCTATTCCTGATATTGAAGGGGAATACTGGAGgattattgagaatccaacTGAAGAAATCGAG GTGCTCCATGGGAATATTATGGAAACTAGTGCAAGTGGGTTTCCACATAAAACGAATCCACGGGATGTAACTGAATGTCCACAATATGTGGAATCTGGTTGGAACTTAAACAATACCCCTAAGCTTCAAGATTCTCTTCTACGCTTTGAAAGTTGTAACAACTCCTCTATTTTGCTTCCCCGGCTCTCCATCGGAATGTGTTTTTCATCAAATCACTGG AGAATTGAAGAGCAGCACTTATATTTGCTATCCTACATACATTTTGGTGCCCCGAAAATATTTTATGGGGTTCCCGGGAGTTATCGTTGCAAGTTTGAGGAAGCTGTCAAGAAGCATCTGCCACAGTTGTCAGTACATCCTTGTTTGCTTCACAACCTT GCCACTCAATTCTCGCCTTCTATATTGACTTCAGAGGGTATACCTGTTTATCGTTGTGTGCAAAAACCAAAGGAGTTTGTTCTCATTCTCCCTGGAGCATACCATGCGGATTTCGATAGTGGATTTAATTGTTATGAAGCAGTAAATTTTGCTCCCTTTGACTGGTTACCACATGGTCAGATTGCTGTCGAACGGTATTGTGAGAAGGGGAGAAAGACATCAATCTCCCATGATAAGCTGCTGTTTGAAGCAGCCACAGAAGCAATTAGGGCTTTAGGAGAACTTGCACTGTGGAACAAGAATTcttttgataatttaaaatgGAGAGCAGTCTGTCAGAGCAATGGGATTTTAACAAATGCACTTAAG ACACGGGTTGCCACTGAAGTGAGAAGACGCAAATATGTGTGTGCTTCTCTTGAATCGCAAAAGATGGAGGATGACTTTCGTGCTACGACCAAACGGGAGTGCGCTATATGCTTCTATGATCTATACCTTTCGGCCATTGGCTGCAAATGTTCTCCACATAAATATACTTGTCTTCTTCATGCCAAGCAGCTTTGTGCTTGTGCTTGGAGCGAGAAGTATTTGCTTATACGGTATGGAATAGATGAGTTGAACATCATGGTTGATGCTTTGGATGAGAAG gTAAGTGCAGTTCATAAGTGGGCAAAAGAAAAACTTGGATTGCCTGTGTCCGACGTCTCTAAAGATGCCAGCAAGGATGGATGTACGGTACCTCCTTTTGAAATGGTGAAGGTACCTGTGATTTTTGATGTGGGACTCTCTGAGAGTATGTCTCACCGTTTAACCTCCGGACGAACATCATATATTCAACAGGATCAGAAAAATAATTTGGATCCAATATCTTGTTCGTCTGTTGGTTCAGATGCATTGACTCATCGATCACAATCGAAAGAAAATGGTCAAGATGAGAATAAAGTTTTATTGCCAAAAATATCACAGCATACTGCTGTTGGAGAAAATATTGCGACTTCTTCCAATGCAGTTCGCAAGAAGCATCTTGCTCGGGAGTCTTCGTCTATTGAAAAAAAT GTATATTCATTCAAGGTATCAAATACTCTTGCTAATATTTGTCAGTTCTATGGTTAA